In one window of Miscanthus floridulus cultivar M001 chromosome 12, ASM1932011v1, whole genome shotgun sequence DNA:
- the LOC136495860 gene encoding hyphally regulated cell wall protein 1-like, giving the protein MRSVEAGESAASHGVPAKDRWTGGGGLAASDPEVIVEGGGTGAAPGSDVVPCEVMEGSSSGAVPRGMMEGSGSGAALHGTMEGSGSGAAPHGTMEGSGSGATPHGTMEGSSSGATLQEVLANGSPSRAGA; this is encoded by the exons atgaggtcagtggaggccggcgagtccgccgcttcgcacggcgtgccagcCAAGGATCGGTGGACGGGGGGAGGCGGGCTTGCTGCCTCCGACCCCGAGGTGATCGTGGAGGGGGGTGGCACCGGAGCCGCGCCTGGCTCTGATGTCGTGCCctgtgaggtgatggaggggagcagctctggtgccgtgccccgtgggatgatggaggggagcggctctggtgctgcGCTCCAtgggacgatggaggggagcggctctggtgccgcgccccatgggacaatggaggggagcggctctggtgccacgccccatgggacgatggaggggagcagctctggtgccaCGCTTCAAGAG GTTCTTGCGAACGGGTCACCCTCTAGGGCTGGCGCCTag